From the genome of Phycicoccus duodecadis:
CGAGCGGGCCCTGGCGCTGGGGGCGCGCCCCCTCGACATCGGGCAGGGCGACGTGCCGTGGGTGGTGCTGGCCGACCCCGAGGGCAACCCGTTCTGTGTCATGGAGGAGCGGCCCGAGTACGCCGGTGCGGGCGCCGTGGCCGCGCTCCCGCTCAGCAGCACCGACCCCGCGCGTGACGCCGCCTTCTGGGCCGCGCTCACGGGTTGGCGGCCGGTGCCCGGGAGCCCGCTGACGGCCCTCCAGCACCCGTCCGGGCTCGGGCCGCTGCTCGAGCTGTGCCCCGAGGCCGCGCCCAAGGACGCGGCTCTGAAGAACCGGATGCACCTCGACGTCCGGCTCGAGGCCGGCGACGACGAGGACGCCGTGGTGGCGCGGGTCGTCGAGCTGGGCGGCCGGGAGTGGGAGCCCGGATGGGGCCGACTGCCGTGGCGGCTGGCCACCGACCCCTCGGGCAACGAGCTCTGCCTGCTCCCGGCCCGGCGGCCCTGAGCGGCGCCCCCGGCAACCCGTTCGGCGCCGGCGTCGGGCCTCCGTAGACTGGGCCGGTCCGGGGGACCGGTGGCCGCGTGCGGCCCCGCCCGCCCGGCAGCCGTCCACACCGACCCCGACTCGAAGGATCCTCCGTGCTCCGCACCCACGAGGCCGGCACCCTGCGTGCCGACCACACCGGCCAGACCGTCACCCTCACCGGGTGGGTGGCGAAGCGGCGCGATCACGGCGGGGTGGCCTTCATCGACCTGCGCGACGCGAGCGGCGTCGCCCAGGTGGTCGCGCGCGACGAGGTGCTCACCGGCGCGGCCCACGACCTGCGCAGCGAGTACGTCGTCAAGGTCACCGGCGAGGTCACCGCCCGCGCGGAGCGCAACGTCAACCCCGACCTGCCGACCGGGGCCGTCGAGGTGGTCGCCCGCGAGATCGAGGTCCTCAACCCCAGCGCGCCACTGCCGTTCCAGGTCGACGAGCGCGTGACGGTCGGTGAGGAGGCACGGCTCAAGCACCGCTACCTCGACCTGCGCCGCCCGGGCGCCCACTCGGCCGGGCACGCCATCCGGCTGCGCTCGAAGGTGAGCCAGGCCGCGCGCCGCGTCCTCGGCGACCGTGACTTCGTCGAGATCGAGACCCCGACCCTCACCCGGTCGACGCCCGAGGGCGCCCGCGACTTCCTGGTGCCGGCCCGTCTGGCCCCGGGCAGCTGGTACGCCCTGCCGCAGAGCCCCCAGCTGTTCAAGCAGCTGCTCATGGTGGCGGGGATGGAGCGGTACTACCAGATCGCCCGCTGCTACCGCGACGAGGACTTCCGCGCCGACCGCCAGCCCGAGTTCACCCAGCTCGACATCGAGATGAGCTTCGTCGAGCAGGACGACGTCCTCGAGCTCGGCGAGGCGCTGGTCCGCGAGATCTGGCAGCTGATCGGCGTCGACCTGCCCACGCCGTTCCCGCGGATGACCTACGCCGAGGCCATGCGCCGCTACGGCAGCGACAAGCCGGACCTGCGCTTCGGCCAGGAGCTCGTCGAGTGCACCGAGTTCTTCGCCGACACCTCGTTCCGCGTGTTCCAGGCCGAGTACGTCGGCGCGGTCGTCATGCCCGGCGGTGCGAGCCAGCCGCGCAAGCAGCTCGACGCCTGGCAGGAGTGGGCCAAGCAGCGCGGCGCCAAGGGCCTGGCCTACGTGCTGGTGCAGGACGACGGCACCCTCGGCGGCCCCGTGGCCAAGAACCTCTCGGAGGCCGAGGCCGCCGGCCTGGCCGCACACGTCGGGGCGCAGCCGGGTGACTGCATCTTCTTCGGCGCCGGCGCACCGCGCGCGTCGCGCGCCCTGCTGGGGGCGGCCCGGCTCGAGATCGGCCAGCGGTGCGGGCTGGTCGACGAGGACGCCTGGAGCTTCCTGTGGGTCCTCGACGCCCCCCTGTTCGAGTCGGCGTCGGAGGCGGTCGCGGCCGGCGACGTCGCCGTGGGTTCCGGGGCCTGGACGGCCGTGCACCACGCGTTCACCTCCCCCAAGGAGGAGTTCATGGACACCTTCGACACCGACCCCGGGTCGGCGCTGGCCTACGCCTACGACATGGTCTGCAACGGCAACGAGCTCGGCGGAGGGTCCATCCGGATCCACCGCCGCGACGTGCAGGAGCGCGTCTTCCAGGTGATGGGGCTCGCGCCGGAGGAGGCGCAGGAGAAGTTCGGCTTCCTCCTCGACGCCTTCGCCTTCGGCGCCCCGCCGCACGGCGGCATCGCCTTCGGGTGGGACCGCATCGTGATGCTGCTCGGCGGCTTCGACAGCATCCGCGACGTCATCGCGTTCCCGAAGTCCGGTGGCGGCTACGACCCGCTCACCGACGCGCCCGCCCCGATCACGCCGGAGCAGCGCAAGGAGGCCGGGGTCGACGCGAAGCCCGAGCCGCCGAAGGGCGCCCCCGAGCCGCCGACGGCCTGACGCAGGTTCCCGCAGGGGGCGAAAGAGTTGTCCCGGCGGTCAGGAGGGGGTCGGCGGGGGCGGCAGGGCCCCGGCGCGCCAGCGGCTGCGCCACTGCATCCCCGTCCGGTACCCGAGCCGCCGGTAGACCCGGCGGGCGTCGTCGTTGTCGGCGAACATCCCGAGCGCGCAGGCGCCGGTGGCGGTGACCGCGCGGCGGGTGAGGGCGGCGGTCACGGCGGCCCCCAGCCCCTGGCGGCGGGCCGTGGTGGCGACCGCGATGCCGGCCAGGGTGGGGGTGCCGGCGCCCGACGGCTCGCTGCCCCCGCAGGCGACCAGAGCGCCGGCGTCGTCGCGCACGCCCACCCAGAGCTGGCCGGGCCGCGCGAACGGCTGGCCGTGCGTGCGGGGGCTCGCCACGGCCAGCAGCGCCCTGGCCTCCGGGGCCTCCGCCGGGTCGAGCACCACCACCCGGTCCTCGCCGGGGACGTCGGTGGGCGGCAGGTCGCGGGTCCACAGCCAGTCCCAGTCGCCGCCCGGGCCGTCGATCGGCAGGTGCCGGTCGACGACGTCGTGGTGCTCACGGGGCCGGCTGAGATGGCGGAAGTCGCCCGCCGCGAACCAGGAGCGCACCCAGGGGTCGGCCAGGAGCGCGTCGATGGCCGGCCCGTCACCGAGGACCGACGCGCCGGGGACGCCGTGGTCCGAGCGGCGGGGGAACGCGACCGCGCCGGTGCCGTCGAGCGCCACCGCCCATCCCGGCGGCGCGAACCCGCGGCCGACGTCGAGCTCGACGACCGGGTGGTGCCCGGAGGCCTCCAGCAGCTCCTCGAACGTCCCGATCGGGCGGACCTCGCTCATGGCAGCAATCTCGCACGCGGGCCCGGCGTCCCGGGCGCCGGGTGCGCGGGGGCACCGTTCCGCCGCCCCGATGGCTACCGTGGGCCGATGCCCGCGACGCGCACCCGTCCCCCGACCGTCGCCGACGAGCGGACCCAGCTCCTCGGCTGGTTCGACCTCCAGCGGGGCGTCGTCCGGCTGAAGTGCGAGGGGCTCTCGGACGCGGACGCCCACCGGTCGCTGGTGCCGACCTCGCCGCTGATGACCGTGGCCGGCGTGGTGTCGCACCTGGCCTCGACCGAGGACCTGTGGTTCCGCGAGGTGCTGCTGGGGGAGCCCTCCGAGCTGCCGGGGCTGCGCCGCGAGGACGACGACGGCGACTTCCGCGTCGACCACCTGTCGCTGGCCGAGGTCCTCGACCGCTACGAGGCCGCCTGCGCGCGCTCCGACGCCGCCATCGCCGGGCGGTCACTCGACGACACCGGCAGCACCGCGCTGCACTCGGTCGGCGAGGCGTCGCTGCGCTGGATGGTGCACCACATGCTCGAGGAGACCGCCCGGCACGCCGGCCACCTCGACCTGCTGCGCGAGCTGCTCGACGGCGAGACCGGCTACTTCTGACCGGAGGGAGCGTCCGGGGCCGGTGGCGTCGGCGCGCGGCGCTAGCCTCGCGGGATGAGCCAGGACGGGACCGACCTCTTCGGCGCCGCGGCCGGTGACCGCCCGGGTGCCGGCTCGTCGGCGATGGCCCCCCTGGCCGTGCGGATGCGGCCGCGCAGCATCGACGAGGTCCGCGGCCAGGCCGAGGTGCTGCGCCCTGGCAGCCCCCTGCGCCGGCTCATCGAGGGCGGTGGGGGAGCGGCGGGCCCGCTCTCGGCCATCCTCTGGGGGCCGCCCGGCACCGGCAAGACCACCCTCGCTCACCTCGTGGCCACCGCGGCCGAGCGCGAGTTCGTCGAGCTCTCGGCCGTCACCGCCGGCGTCAAGGACGTGCGCGCGGTGATGGAGGGGGCCGCCCGCACCCGCGACCTCTACGGCCGCCAGACGGTGCTCTTCCTCGACGAGATCCACCGCTTCACCAAGGCCCAGCAGGACGCCCTGCTCCCGGGTGTCGAGAACCGGCTCGTGGTCCTGGTGGCCGCCACCACCGAGAACCCGTCCTTCTCGGTCATCGCCCCGTTGCTGTCGCGCTCGATGCTCGTCACGCTGGTGCCGCTCACCGACGAGCAGGTGGCCGAGGTCCTCACCAGCGCCGTGGCCGACCCGCGGGGCCTGGCCGGGGCCTACGCCCTGGCCGACGACGCCCGCGACCACCTGGTGCGGCTCTCCGGCGGCGATGCCCGGCGCTCGCTCACGTTCCTCGAGGCGGCCGCCGGCGTGGCCGACGACTCGCTCGCCCCCGGGGCGGCCCGGCCCGAGGTCGTCGAGATCACCCTGGCCCAGACCGAGCAGGCCGTCGCCCACGCCGCCGTGCGCTACGACCGCACCGGCGACCAGCACTACGACGTCGCCAGTGCCCTCATCAAGTCGATGCGCGGCTCCGACGTCGACGCGGCCCTCCACTACCTGGCGCGGATGCTCGAGGCGGGCGAGGACCCGCGCTTCATCGCGCGCCGCATCGTCATCGCCGCCTCCGAGGACGTCGGGATGGCCGACCCCACCGCACTGCAGACGGCGGTGGCCGCCATGCACGCGGTCGCCCAGATCGGGATGCCCGAGGCGCGCATCATCCTGGCCCAGGCCGTGGTCCACAACGCCCTGGCCCCGGCCTCGAACGCCGCCTACACCGGGATCAACGAGGCCATCGCCGACGTGCGCGCCGGCAAGGGCGGGCCGGTGCCCCTGCACCTGCGGGGCAGCGGCTACGGCGGGGCCGACCGCATCGCGCAGGCCTCGGCGGCCGCCACGGGCCGCGGCCGCGCGCCGTCGTACGTCTACGCCCACGACGAGCCCGACGGGGTGGCGCGCCAGCAGTACCTGCCCGACGACCTCGCGGGCACCACCGACTACTACCGCCCCACCGACCGCGGCTTCGAGGGGCGCCTCCAGGAGCGGTGGCGCTGGCTGAAGGAGCGCCTCGGCCGCTGAGCCCAGGGGCGCGCGCGCCGGCCCGCGTGGTCCGCGCCGTCGGCGGCCTCGCCTACGGTGGGCCGATGGACACCGACGCCGCGCTCGCCGCCCACGAGGAGCAGCTGGTGGCCGACCTCGCCACGCTCACCGCCGCCCCGCCCGCCGGCGAGAACATCTCCTTCGGCAAGCGCATCGGTGAGGGCACCTCGCTGGCGGTCGACCGGCTCTCGGCCGTGGCAGTGCAGGAACAGCTCCTCGACACCCTGGCCCAGGTCCGCGCGGCCCGCGCCCGCGTCGCCGACGGCACCTACGGGCGCTGCCAGGTCTGCGGCGAGCCCATCCCGGCGGCTCGTCTCGAGGCCCGGCCCTGGGCGGCCCGCTGCGTCCGGCACGCGTGAGGCGGGGCGTCCGCCGCTCCTTGTAGGGTCGTGGGTATGGAGGTCACGCTCGGAGGGACCGCGGCGCGCACGGGCGCGCCCGCGATGTCCGCCCACGTCGTGCGGGGTCACGACGCGCGAGCTCGGTAGGGGCAGCCGCCCCCGCCTCCGCCTGCCCCAACCCCGCCATGCCGGCCCGGCATACGATGTCGGATCGCCCGCGCACGGCCCACGACCCCAGGACTGACACGACATGGAAACCGCTGAGATCCGGCGCCGCTGGCTCGACTTCTTCTCCGGCCGCGGGCACACCGTGGTGCCGAGCGCCTCACTGCTGCTCGACGACCCGAACCTGCTCTTCGTCAACGCGGGCATGGTCCCGTTCAAGCCGTACTTCCTCGGCCAGGAGACCCCGCTCTGGGACCGCGCCACGAGCGTCCAGAAGTGCGTGCGCACCGGCGACATCGAGGAGGTCGGCAAGACCTCCCGCCACGGCACGTTCTTCCAGATGAACGGCAACTTCTCCTTCGGCGACTACTTCAAGGAAGGCGCCATCCGCCTCGCCTGGGAGCTCGTCACCACCCCCCAGGACCAGGGCGGCTACGGCCTCGACCCCGAGCTCATCTGGCCCACCGTCTACGTCGACGACGACGAGGCCTTCGCCATCTGGCACGAGCAGATCGGGCTCCCGGTCGAGCGCATCACCCGCCGCGCCAAGCTCGACAACTACTGGCACATGGGCGTCCCCGGCCCGGGGGGCCCCTGCAGCGAGATCTACCTCGACCGCGGGCCCGAGTACGGGCGCGAGGGCGGGCCGGCCGTCGACGAGGACCGCTACCTCGAGTTCTGGAACCTCGTCTTCATGCAGGAGGAGCTCTCGGCGGTGCGCGCGAAGGACGACTTCGACGTCGCGGGCCCGCTGCCCCAGCGCAACATCGACACCGGCATGGGTCTGGAGCGGATGGCGACGCTGCTCCAGGGCGTCGACAACCTCTACGAGATCGACGAGGTCTACCCGGTCCTGGAGCGCGCCGCGGCGCTCGCCGGGAAGCGCTACGGCGTCTCGTCGGGCCACATGGTCAGCGAGTCCCACCCCGACGACGTGCGGCTGCGGGTCGTGGCCGACCACGTGCGCTCCTCGCTCATGCTCATCGGCGACGGCGTCACCCCGGGCAACGAGGGCCGCGGCTACGTCCTGCGCCGGATGCTGCGCCGCGCCATCCGCTCGATGCGCCTGCTCGGCTACGACGACCCCTGCCTGCCCGAGCTGCTGCCGGTCTCGCTCGAGCGGATGGAGAAGTCCTACCCCGAGCTGCGCAGCGACTGGGACCGCATCTCGCAGACGGCCTACGCCGAGGAGGAGGCGTTCCGGCGCACCCTGACGGCCGGCACCACCATCCTCGACACCGCGGTCGCGCGCACCAAGGAGGGCGGCGGCCAGGTGCTCGGCGGCGCCCAGGCCTTCGCGCTGCACGACACCTACGGCTTCCCCATCGACCTCACCCTCGAGATGGCCGCCGAGCAGGGGCTCGAGGTCGACCGCGAGGGCTTCACCCGGCTGATGCAGGAGCAGCGCGACCGGGCCAAGGCCGACGCCAAGGCCAAGAAGTCGGCCCACGGCGACACCAGCGTCTACCGGGCGCTCTCCGACGGTGTGGGCGGCCGGGTCGAGTTCACCGGCTACCACGAGGTCACCTCCGAGGCGCGGGTCGCGGGGATGCTCCTCGACGGCGCGCCGGTGTCGTCGGCGACCGCGGGCCAGGACGTCGAGCTCGTCCTGGACCGCACCCCGTTCTACGCCGAGGGTGGCGGCCAGCTGGCCGACGGCGGTCTGGTCCGCCTCGCCGGTGGGGCGCTGGTCGAGGTCCGCGACGTGCAGAGCCCCATCAGCGGTCTCGTGGTGCACAGGGCCACGGTCGTGTCCGGCGAGGTCGGGGTCGGCGAGCAGGCGCACGCCGAGGTCGACATCGAGCGCCGCCGCTCCATCTCGCGCGCCCACACGGCGACCCACATGGTGCACAAGGCCATCCGGGAAGCGTTGGGCGACACCGCGACCCAGGCCGGCTCCGAGAACTCGCCCGGCCGCTTCCGGTTCGACTTCCACGCCCCGTCGGCGCTGCCGATGTCGGTGCTCACCGACGTCGAGTCGCGGGTCAACGCCCTGCTGCTCGACGACCTGTCGGTCAGCGCCGAGGTGATGACCCAGCAGCAGGCGCGCGACGCCGGCGCCATGGCCCTGTTCGGCGAGAAGTACGGCGACGCCGTGCGGGTGGTCTCGGTCGGCGACTGGGCCCGCGAGCTCTGCGGCGGCACCCACGCCGAGCGCACCACGCAGCTCGGCCTCGTCACGCTGCTCGGCGAGTCCTCCATCGGCTCCGGCGTGCGCCGCGTCGAGGCGCTGGTCGGCAACGACGCGTTCTCCTTCCTCGCCCGCGAGCGCGCCATCGTGGGCCAGCTCACCGAGCTCGTGAAGGGTCGCCCCGAGGAGCTGCCGGAGCGCATCGGCGGCCTCCTGACCCGCCTCAAGGACGCCGAGCGCGACCTCGAGCGCCTGCGCACCGAGCAGCTCCAGGCCGCGGCCGGCTCGCTCACCGACCGCGCCCGTGACGTCGGCGGGGTCACCTTCCTCGCGCACGACGCGGGGGAGGCCGACGCCGGCGACGTGCGCACCATGGTCCTCGACCTGCGCGGTCGCCTCGGCAACGACCGGCCCAGCGTCGTCGCCGTGACCGGCGTCGCCAAGGGCCGGCCGGTGGTCGTCGTGGCCACCAACGAGGGCGCTCGCGCCCGCGGCATCACCGCCGGCGAGCTGGTCCGCATCGCGGCCGGCACCCTCGGTGGCGGCGGCGGCGGCAAGGACGACATCGCCCAGGGCGGCGGCCAGGACCCGACCAAGGCGGGCGAGGCGCTGGCCGCGGTCGAGTGGCGCGTCGGGGAGCTCGCCGGTTGACGACCACCCCGGGCCCGGCCCGGCGTCGCGGCGTCCTCCTGGGCGTCGACGTCGGGTCGGTCCGCGTGGGGGTGGCCCGCAGCGACCCCGACGGCCTGCTCGCGACCCCCCTCGAGACGCTCCCGCGGGCGTCGGCCGAGACCCCTGCGGCCATCGACGAGGACCTCCGCCGGATCGCCGCGCTGGTCGTCGAGCACGCCGCCGTGGGGGTGGTCGTGGGCCTGCCCCGGTCGCTCTCGGGGGACGAAGGCGTGTCCGCGGCGCGGGCCCGCACGTATGCTGGCGTGCTGGCGATGAGCATCGACCCGGTTCCGGTCCGTCTCGTGGACGAGCGGCTGACGACGGTCGAGGCCCACCGCGCGCTCAGGGAGAGCGGGGTCGCCGGGAGGCGGCAGCGCTCCGTGGTCGACCAGGCCGCGGCGGTGCTCATCCTCCAGTCGGCCCTCGACACCGAGCGGTCGACCGGCCATCCGGCCGGGGAACCGGTCGGTGAACGGCGGCGCAAGCCACGGACGAAGGGCACGAGGACGTGAGCCAGGACTTCACCGACACGATCTTCGGTGACGACACCGAACGTCGGCCGGCGCGCTCGCGGCGCGAGCTGCACCGCAAGAAGCGGCCCCCACGTCGCGGCCGCCGGCTGCTGACGCTCCTGCTCGCCGTGGTGCTCGTCGGAGCGGCCGGCTACGGCGCGTTCAGTGTGCTGGGGCCGACCGTCAGAGGGCTCGTCGGCGGGGGGCAGACCGACGTCGACTTCCCCGGCCCCGGGGAGGGCGAGACCGACGTCGTCATCGCGTCCGGCGCCACCGGCGAGGACATCGCCACCGTGCTGCGCGACGCGGGGGTCACCAAGACCCGCACCGCCTACCTCGACGTCGTGGCGGCCGACCCCACCACGGCCGCCAAGATCCAGCCCGGCACCTACGTGCTGCTGAAGGGGATGCGCGCCCAGGACGCCTTCGAGCTGCTGGCCGACCCCGCCAACCGCGTCACGGAGCGGGTCACCGTCCGCGAGGGGCTCTGGCTGTCGGAGACCCTGGCGACGCTGTCGAAGGCCACCGGCGTGCCGCTGAAGGACTACCAGGCCGCCGTCAAGAACCCCAAGGCGCTGGGGCTGCCGGCCGAGGCCAAGGGCAACCTCGAGGGCTGGCTCTTCCCCGCCAGCTACGAGTTCGGCGACAAGACCCCGGCCGCCGAGCAGCTGACCCAGATGGTCGCGCAGACCGTCAAGACCCTCACCGCCGCCGGGGTCGACCGCAAGAACTGGCAGCGCACGATCATCATCGCCTCGATCGTCGAGGGCGAGGCCAGCGGCGACGCCGACCGCGGCAAGGTCGCCCGGGTGATCGAGAACCGCCTCGACGACCCCAACGGGCCCACCGGCGGCTTCCTGCAGATGGACTCCACGGTCAACTTCGCCCTGCACAAGCGCGGCAACCTCACCAAGACCGAGTACGAGAGCGCCAAGTCCGACCCGTACGACACGTACGGGTCGCCGGGTCTCCCGCCGGGGCCCATCGGCAGCCCGGGCAAGGCAGCCATCGACGCCGCGGCGAACCCGACGCCCGGCAAGTGGTTCTTCTTCGTCACGGTCAACCTCGACACCGGCGAGACGCTGTTCGCGAACACCTTCGCCGAGCAGCAGGCCAACCAGCAGAAGCTCAACCAGTGGTGCGACGCCAACCCGGGCAAGTGCACCGGGTGAGGACGCACCGGTGCTGAGGGCCGCGGTCCTCGGGCACCCCGTCGAGCACTCGCTCTCACCCGCCCTGCACCGGGCCGGGTACGAGGCGCTCGGGCTCCTCGACTGGGAGTACGGGCGCGCCGACGTGGAGGTGCCCGGCCTGGCCGCCCATCTCGCGGGGCTCGACGACTCCTGGCGCGGGCTGTCGCTGACGATGCCGCTCAAGGAGGCGGCGCTGGCGCAGGCCGTCGAGGTCTCGCCCGTCGCGCGGCGGGCCGGGGCCGCCAACACCCTCGTCCGCCGCGCCGACGGTGGCTGGGACGCCACCAACACCGACGTCGCCGGCGTGGTGGGCGCCCTCGCGCCCCGGCTGGCGCGGCCGCCCACCCGCGCCCTCGTCCTCGGCGCCGGGGCCACCGCCCGGTCCTGCGTGCTGGCGCTGGCCGAGCTCGGGGTCACGACCCTCACCGTGCGAGCCCGCGACACCGCACGCGCCGCCGACCTGCTGGCCTGGGCGCTCGACGCCGGTGTCGGCATCCGCAGCGGCTCGGTGGCCGGCCTCGAGCCGTGGGTCACCACGGCCGACGACGTGGTCGTCTCCACCGTGCCGCCGGCGGCGGCCGACCAGGTGGCCCGCACCGTGCCGGCCGCCCACGACGGCGTGCTGCTCGACGTCGTCTACGCCGGCTGGCCCACTCCGGTGGCGCGGGCCGCCGCCGCCGCCGGGATGCGCGTGGTCTCCGGGCTCGAGATGCTGCTGCACCAAGGGGCCGAGCAGTTCCGGCTCTTCACGGGGCACGAGGCGCCACTCGCCGCGATGCGGGCCGCCGGGCTGCGGGCGCTGGGGGAGCCCGGGTGAGCCCCTGGTGGGTCGTCGTCCTCTGCGCGCTGGTCATGGGAGCCGTCGGTCACCTGACCGGGCGCGAGCTCGCGACCGGCGGCTACCGCATCCGTGAGGATGAGGCCGAGCACCCGACCGGCCGGCCGTGGTGGCCCGGCCTCGCCACCGGGGCGCTGGCCGCGCTGGCCGCCGCCGCCGTGGGCGACCTCGCCCACTGGGCCGCGCTGCCGGCCTTCCTGCTGTTCGCCTGGCTCACGGTCGGGCTGGTCTGGATCGACCTCGACGTGCACCGGCTGCCGGTGGGGCTCGTCGTCCCGACCGGGGGTGCGCTGCTGGTGCTCCTGGCCGTCGCCAGCCTCGCCAGTGGTGACTCCCGGTGGCTGGGCGGGGTGGTCGGCGCCGTCGTGATGGGCGGGTTCTACCTGCTGCTCGGCCTGCTGCCCGGCGGGGGCGTCGGGGGCGGCGACATCCGGCTGGCCCCGGTG
Proteins encoded in this window:
- the alaS gene encoding alanine--tRNA ligase, whose amino-acid sequence is METAEIRRRWLDFFSGRGHTVVPSASLLLDDPNLLFVNAGMVPFKPYFLGQETPLWDRATSVQKCVRTGDIEEVGKTSRHGTFFQMNGNFSFGDYFKEGAIRLAWELVTTPQDQGGYGLDPELIWPTVYVDDDEAFAIWHEQIGLPVERITRRAKLDNYWHMGVPGPGGPCSEIYLDRGPEYGREGGPAVDEDRYLEFWNLVFMQEELSAVRAKDDFDVAGPLPQRNIDTGMGLERMATLLQGVDNLYEIDEVYPVLERAAALAGKRYGVSSGHMVSESHPDDVRLRVVADHVRSSLMLIGDGVTPGNEGRGYVLRRMLRRAIRSMRLLGYDDPCLPELLPVSLERMEKSYPELRSDWDRISQTAYAEEEAFRRTLTAGTTILDTAVARTKEGGGQVLGGAQAFALHDTYGFPIDLTLEMAAEQGLEVDREGFTRLMQEQRDRAKADAKAKKSAHGDTSVYRALSDGVGGRVEFTGYHEVTSEARVAGMLLDGAPVSSATAGQDVELVLDRTPFYAEGGGQLADGGLVRLAGGALVEVRDVQSPISGLVVHRATVVSGEVGVGEQAHAEVDIERRRSISRAHTATHMVHKAIREALGDTATQAGSENSPGRFRFDFHAPSALPMSVLTDVESRVNALLLDDLSVSAEVMTQQQARDAGAMALFGEKYGDAVRVVSVGDWARELCGGTHAERTTQLGLVTLLGESSIGSGVRRVEALVGNDAFSFLARERAIVGQLTELVKGRPEELPERIGGLLTRLKDAERDLERLRTEQLQAAAGSLTDRARDVGGVTFLAHDAGEADAGDVRTMVLDLRGRLGNDRPSVVAVTGVAKGRPVVVVATNEGARARGITAGELVRIAAGTLGGGGGGKDDIAQGGGQDPTKAGEALAAVEWRVGELAG
- a CDS encoding DinB family protein: MPATRTRPPTVADERTQLLGWFDLQRGVVRLKCEGLSDADAHRSLVPTSPLMTVAGVVSHLASTEDLWFREVLLGEPSELPGLRREDDDGDFRVDHLSLAEVLDRYEAACARSDAAIAGRSLDDTGSTALHSVGEASLRWMVHHMLEETARHAGHLDLLRELLDGETGYF
- a CDS encoding TraR/DksA family transcriptional regulator; the encoded protein is MDTDAALAAHEEQLVADLATLTAAPPAGENISFGKRIGEGTSLAVDRLSAVAVQEQLLDTLAQVRAARARVADGTYGRCQVCGEPIPAARLEARPWAARCVRHA
- the mltG gene encoding endolytic transglycosylase MltG, whose translation is MSQDFTDTIFGDDTERRPARSRRELHRKKRPPRRGRRLLTLLLAVVLVGAAGYGAFSVLGPTVRGLVGGGQTDVDFPGPGEGETDVVIASGATGEDIATVLRDAGVTKTRTAYLDVVAADPTTAAKIQPGTYVLLKGMRAQDAFELLADPANRVTERVTVREGLWLSETLATLSKATGVPLKDYQAAVKNPKALGLPAEAKGNLEGWLFPASYEFGDKTPAAEQLTQMVAQTVKTLTAAGVDRKNWQRTIIIASIVEGEASGDADRGKVARVIENRLDDPNGPTGGFLQMDSTVNFALHKRGNLTKTEYESAKSDPYDTYGSPGLPPGPIGSPGKAAIDAAANPTPGKWFFFVTVNLDTGETLFANTFAEQQANQQKLNQWCDANPGKCTG
- a CDS encoding GNAT family N-acetyltransferase, whose translation is MSEVRPIGTFEELLEASGHHPVVELDVGRGFAPPGWAVALDGTGAVAFPRRSDHGVPGASVLGDGPAIDALLADPWVRSWFAAGDFRHLSRPREHHDVVDRHLPIDGPGGDWDWLWTRDLPPTDVPGEDRVVVLDPAEAPEARALLAVASPRTHGQPFARPGQLWVGVRDDAGALVACGGSEPSGAGTPTLAGIAVATTARRQGLGAAVTAALTRRAVTATGACALGMFADNDDARRVYRRLGYRTGMQWRSRWRAGALPPPPTPS
- a CDS encoding VOC family protein yields the protein MYLENVSLDAHDPRLLGRFWQGLLGAEPLTDGPDLVESRLAVPGGPVLDLCFPSVPEPVAPAPRLHVDVAGGTRQGEVVERALALGARPLDIGQGDVPWVVLADPEGNPFCVMEERPEYAGAGAVAALPLSSTDPARDAAFWAALTGWRPVPGSPLTALQHPSGLGPLLELCPEAAPKDAALKNRMHLDVRLEAGDDEDAVVARVVELGGREWEPGWGRLPWRLATDPSGNELCLLPARRP
- a CDS encoding replication-associated recombination protein A codes for the protein MSQDGTDLFGAAAGDRPGAGSSAMAPLAVRMRPRSIDEVRGQAEVLRPGSPLRRLIEGGGGAAGPLSAILWGPPGTGKTTLAHLVATAAEREFVELSAVTAGVKDVRAVMEGAARTRDLYGRQTVLFLDEIHRFTKAQQDALLPGVENRLVVLVAATTENPSFSVIAPLLSRSMLVTLVPLTDEQVAEVLTSAVADPRGLAGAYALADDARDHLVRLSGGDARRSLTFLEAAAGVADDSLAPGAARPEVVEITLAQTEQAVAHAAVRYDRTGDQHYDVASALIKSMRGSDVDAALHYLARMLEAGEDPRFIARRIVIAASEDVGMADPTALQTAVAAMHAVAQIGMPEARIILAQAVVHNALAPASNAAYTGINEAIADVRAGKGGPVPLHLRGSGYGGADRIAQASAAATGRGRAPSYVYAHDEPDGVARQQYLPDDLAGTTDYYRPTDRGFEGRLQERWRWLKERLGR
- the ruvX gene encoding Holliday junction resolvase RuvX, which produces MTTTPGPARRRGVLLGVDVGSVRVGVARSDPDGLLATPLETLPRASAETPAAIDEDLRRIAALVVEHAAVGVVVGLPRSLSGDEGVSAARARTYAGVLAMSIDPVPVRLVDERLTTVEAHRALRESGVAGRRQRSVVDQAAAVLILQSALDTERSTGHPAGEPVGERRRKPRTKGTRT
- a CDS encoding shikimate dehydrogenase — its product is MLRAAVLGHPVEHSLSPALHRAGYEALGLLDWEYGRADVEVPGLAAHLAGLDDSWRGLSLTMPLKEAALAQAVEVSPVARRAGAANTLVRRADGGWDATNTDVAGVVGALAPRLARPPTRALVLGAGATARSCVLALAELGVTTLTVRARDTARAADLLAWALDAGVGIRSGSVAGLEPWVTTADDVVVSTVPPAAADQVARTVPAAHDGVLLDVVYAGWPTPVARAAAAAGMRVVSGLEMLLHQGAEQFRLFTGHEAPLAAMRAAGLRALGEPG
- the aspS gene encoding aspartate--tRNA ligase, with the translated sequence MLRTHEAGTLRADHTGQTVTLTGWVAKRRDHGGVAFIDLRDASGVAQVVARDEVLTGAAHDLRSEYVVKVTGEVTARAERNVNPDLPTGAVEVVAREIEVLNPSAPLPFQVDERVTVGEEARLKHRYLDLRRPGAHSAGHAIRLRSKVSQAARRVLGDRDFVEIETPTLTRSTPEGARDFLVPARLAPGSWYALPQSPQLFKQLLMVAGMERYYQIARCYRDEDFRADRQPEFTQLDIEMSFVEQDDVLELGEALVREIWQLIGVDLPTPFPRMTYAEAMRRYGSDKPDLRFGQELVECTEFFADTSFRVFQAEYVGAVVMPGGASQPRKQLDAWQEWAKQRGAKGLAYVLVQDDGTLGGPVAKNLSEAEAAGLAAHVGAQPGDCIFFGAGAPRASRALLGAARLEIGQRCGLVDEDAWSFLWVLDAPLFESASEAVAAGDVAVGSGAWTAVHHAFTSPKEEFMDTFDTDPGSALAYAYDMVCNGNELGGGSIRIHRRDVQERVFQVMGLAPEEAQEKFGFLLDAFAFGAPPHGGIAFGWDRIVMLLGGFDSIRDVIAFPKSGGGYDPLTDAPAPITPEQRKEAGVDAKPEPPKGAPEPPTA